From Parabacteroides sp. FAFU027, one genomic window encodes:
- a CDS encoding SusC/RagA family TonB-linked outer membrane protein: MDVRKKILSVLALSVCTSMPTLWANQNGTAANTATVQQKKGTITGKVKDTHGETLIGVSIKIKGTTLGTITDYNGNFSLSNVPANAVLVFSYVGMENQEVAVGSKTALSITLQDKSAGLNEVVVVGYGTQKRSDITGSVTSVPKDRFNQVPVTNVMQAIQGSAAGVNVSQTSSVPGRETTIQVRGANSINASTSPFIVVDGIPFYGSTNDINPADIESMEILKDASAVAIYGTRGSAGVILITTKKGKSGAPIIRYNGYGGVENIAHEFTPRSAAEYYQKYQDYKTQKAGATGDLMYYGEAANYQKWVNGQFTPTDWLKEATQQGNIQDHNISINGGTQEARYYVSGDLLDQKGVIKGYDYKRFSLRTNLDINLKEWLTVGTNLSFVNNDYSNGSDKVNLLYACAMSPFTVPTDGSGNYITYPNYPETLYLNPMLNLNADLSNVTKNLTGTVYAELTPFKGLKYRVNASQSYIINNSRSYYGVLAGNTQGGSASASSSEKKFWVVENILSYTKDIQKHHFDVTALYSAQKTSYFKDGSNAVGFINDGLSYYNMAAGTTQTAISSAAYDYTLLSQMGRFNYSYDSRYLFSATARRDGSSVFGANTSKYGVFPSFALGWNINNEAFMKQYTFLNNLKLRFSYGTTGNEAIGINQTETTSGSGKIPYNGTGVIGTYANILGNANLNWESTSSKNIGLDFGFLNNRIFGTIEAYQNNTYDLLMKRNIPNITGYANVYDNLGKIENKGLEITINTKNLKIDKFSWETSLNFATNKNKIVDLYGDGKDDIGNKWFIGKPIGVIYDYEKIGIWQASEIAATDKVNKAGDVKFKDQLIVDSDGDGIPDKGDGIIDSKDKVILGQTAPKWRGGITNTFHYGDFHLSVFIETVQGSMKSASSEIFFGDEAGRRNTPKEVGYWTAQNQDNYWPSLVYANTLGYSFPLKNNYTRIKDVTLSYTVPQTLLKKAGISAATVYLSGRNLYTFTNWIGWDPEANQAPRGSGDWTNDYPTTRTFTVGLNITL; this comes from the coding sequence ATGGATGTAAGAAAAAAAATTCTATCCGTACTTGCTCTGTCAGTCTGCACCTCCATGCCGACACTTTGGGCAAATCAAAATGGAACAGCAGCCAATACGGCAACTGTTCAACAAAAAAAAGGGACTATCACCGGTAAAGTAAAAGACACTCACGGTGAAACTCTTATCGGTGTAAGTATTAAAATCAAAGGAACTACGCTTGGAACCATAACCGACTATAACGGGAACTTCTCATTAAGTAATGTCCCTGCAAACGCTGTTCTTGTATTCTCTTATGTGGGAATGGAGAATCAGGAAGTAGCTGTTGGAAGCAAGACTGCTCTCAGTATTACCCTACAAGATAAATCCGCCGGACTAAATGAAGTTGTGGTTGTAGGTTATGGTACTCAAAAACGAAGTGACATTACCGGGTCTGTAACGTCTGTTCCCAAAGATCGATTCAATCAGGTACCGGTAACGAATGTAATGCAAGCCATTCAGGGTTCGGCTGCCGGTGTTAATGTCTCTCAGACTTCATCTGTTCCGGGTCGAGAAACAACGATCCAGGTTCGTGGAGCAAACTCTATCAATGCTTCAACATCGCCATTTATTGTTGTAGATGGAATTCCATTCTACGGAAGTACGAATGATATCAATCCGGCTGACATCGAATCAATGGAGATTTTGAAAGATGCTTCTGCCGTAGCTATTTACGGTACCCGTGGATCGGCTGGTGTTATCCTTATCACCACTAAAAAAGGTAAATCGGGAGCGCCTATCATCCGTTATAACGGCTACGGTGGCGTTGAAAACATCGCACATGAATTTACCCCCCGGAGTGCAGCTGAATATTACCAAAAATACCAGGATTACAAAACTCAAAAAGCGGGGGCAACCGGTGATCTGATGTATTATGGAGAAGCGGCTAATTACCAAAAATGGGTAAATGGTCAGTTTACACCAACCGACTGGCTGAAAGAAGCGACCCAGCAAGGAAATATACAGGACCATAATATCAGTATCAACGGTGGTACTCAAGAGGCCAGATATTATGTATCGGGGGATCTGTTGGATCAAAAGGGTGTAATTAAAGGATATGACTACAAGCGATTCAGTTTACGTACCAACTTGGATATTAATCTGAAAGAATGGTTGACAGTAGGTACTAACCTCTCATTTGTCAACAATGATTATAGCAATGGGTCTGACAAGGTAAACCTTCTATACGCTTGTGCAATGAGTCCGTTTACTGTACCAACTGACGGCTCGGGTAATTATATCACTTACCCCAATTATCCCGAAACGCTTTACTTGAACCCGATGCTCAATCTTAATGCAGATCTTTCAAATGTAACAAAGAATCTGACCGGTACAGTGTATGCAGAGCTTACTCCTTTTAAAGGACTGAAATACCGCGTAAACGCTTCTCAATCTTACATTATCAATAACTCAAGAAGTTATTACGGAGTCCTTGCCGGTAATACACAAGGGGGATCTGCTTCAGCATCAAGTTCTGAAAAGAAATTCTGGGTAGTTGAAAACATCCTGTCTTACACGAAAGATATCCAGAAGCACCACTTTGATGTTACAGCACTTTACAGTGCTCAAAAAACAAGTTACTTCAAGGATGGCTCAAATGCAGTGGGCTTCATTAACGATGGATTAAGTTATTACAACATGGCAGCAGGTACGACTCAGACTGCGATTTCATCCGCAGCTTACGATTACACCTTGTTGTCACAAATGGGACGTTTCAACTACTCTTATGATAGTCGATATCTATTCTCAGCAACAGCCAGACGAGACGGCAGTTCTGTATTTGGAGCCAACACCAGTAAATACGGTGTATTCCCATCTTTTGCTTTGGGCTGGAACATTAACAATGAAGCCTTTATGAAACAATACACTTTCCTAAACAACCTGAAACTTCGCTTCTCTTACGGAACAACCGGTAACGAAGCGATCGGTATCAATCAAACTGAAACCACATCAGGATCTGGTAAAATTCCATATAACGGCACCGGAGTAATTGGTACTTATGCCAACATATTGGGAAATGCAAACCTAAACTGGGAAAGTACAAGTTCAAAAAACATTGGTTTGGATTTCGGATTCCTGAATAACAGAATCTTTGGAACGATCGAAGCATATCAAAACAACACCTACGATTTATTAATGAAGCGTAATATTCCCAATATCACCGGATATGCAAATGTATATGACAACTTGGGTAAAATTGAAAACAAAGGTCTTGAAATCACCATTAACACCAAAAACCTGAAGATCGATAAGTTCAGTTGGGAAACCAGCCTGAATTTTGCCACTAATAAAAACAAAATTGTTGATTTATATGGGGATGGCAAGGATGACATTGGCAACAAATGGTTTATTGGCAAACCAATAGGTGTGATTTATGACTACGAAAAAATAGGTATCTGGCAGGCGAGTGAGATTGCCGCTACCGATAAAGTCAATAAAGCCGGTGACGTAAAATTCAAAGACCAACTAATCGTAGACTCTGATGGAGATGGTATTCCAGACAAAGGTGATGGCATCATCGATTCGAAAGATAAAGTTATACTGGGACAAACAGCACCGAAATGGAGAGGTGGCATAACAAATACGTTCCATTACGGAGACTTCCATTTAAGTGTGTTCATTGAAACTGTTCAGGGTAGTATGAAAAGTGCAAGTTCAGAAATTTTCTTCGGAGATGAAGCCGGACGACGCAATACACCTAAAGAAGTAGGTTACTGGACTGCTCAAAATCAGGATAATTACTGGCCATCACTTGTTTATGCCAACACTCTGGGATATAGCTTCCCTCTCAAAAACAATTATACCCGTATCAAAGATGTTACTTTGAGCTACACCGTACCTCAAACTTTACTCAAAAAAGCAGGAATCAGCGCTGCAACTGTGTACCTGTCAGGACGTAACCTTTACACATTTACAAACTGGATCGGATGGGATCCTGAAGCCAATCAGGCACCCCGCGGATCAGGAGACTGGACTAACGATTATCCGACAACCAGAACCTTTACAGTTGGTCTCAATATAACTCTTTGA